From the Streptococcus oralis ATCC 35037 genome, one window contains:
- a CDS encoding helix-turn-helix transcriptional regulator codes for MAKNLKLKLARVERDLTQGDLAEAVGVTRQTIGLIEAGKYNPSLSLCQSICRCLGKTLDQLFWEEEDEK; via the coding sequence GTGGCTAAAAATTTAAAATTAAAATTAGCTCGGGTAGAGCGTGATTTAACACAAGGGGATTTGGCAGAGGCTGTAGGTGTTACTAGGCAGACTATAGGTTTGATTGAAGCTGGGAAATACAATCCAAGTCTCTCCCTTTGCCAGTCCATCTGCAGATGCTTAGGCAAAACATTAGACCAACTATTTTGGGAGGAAGAAGATGAAAAATAG
- a CDS encoding GNAT family N-acetyltransferase, whose amino-acid sequence MHVRLENKESHKAQEIGDLIRAYNRSKREESESEPLNLYVEDEKGNLMAGLVAETFGNWLEIEYLFVREELRGQGIGSKLLQQAESEAKNRNCRFSFVNTYQFQAPDFYKRHGYKEVFTLQDYPYTGQRYYYQKDL is encoded by the coding sequence ATGCACGTTAGATTGGAAAATAAGGAGTCGCATAAAGCGCAAGAAATAGGGGATTTGATTCGTGCTTATAATCGTTCTAAAAGAGAAGAGTCTGAGAGCGAGCCACTGAATCTTTATGTCGAAGACGAAAAGGGCAATCTCATGGCAGGATTAGTAGCTGAGACTTTCGGAAATTGGTTGGAAATCGAATATTTGTTTGTAAGAGAGGAATTACGGGGACAAGGAATTGGTTCAAAACTACTGCAGCAAGCAGAAAGTGAAGCCAAGAATCGAAACTGTCGTTTTTCTTTCGTGAATACTTACCAGTTTCAAGCGCCAGATTTTTATAAAAGGCATGGCTACAAGGAAGTCTTTACCTTGCAAGACTATCCCTATACAGGACAAAGATACTATTACCAAAAGGATTTGTGA
- a CDS encoding amino acid permease, with product MSSNKKKNKMERGLTNRHVQVMAIAGTIGTGLFLGAGRSISLTGPSIILIYMITGAFMFLMMRAVGEMLYQDPEQHTFINFITRHLGKGWGYFSVWSYWLSVVFIGMAEITAISDYVRFWFPTWPSWLIQLVFLTILALVNLIAVKLFGEVEFWFAMVKIVAILAMIATGVFMVLTGFKTPHGVASLANISDQFSLFPNGVMNFVMAFQMVFFAYLMIEFIGVTTSETKNPRQVLPKAVKEIPLRIIFFYGGALIAIMAIIPWSYLNSSDSPFVTVFELAGIKWAAALINFVVLTSAASALNSTLYSTGRHLYQIAHDSPNRFLKAIKVDTLSRHNVPQNAIIASAILIALAAFINVLPGVSDAFALITASSSGVYIAIYILIMVAHLKYRKSQDFMADGYLMPQYRLLNPLTILFFVFVFVTLFLQESTFMGAVGSAIWILVFGIYSQWKFRK from the coding sequence ATGAGTTCAAATAAGAAGAAAAATAAAATGGAGCGTGGTTTAACCAATCGCCATGTTCAGGTGATGGCCATTGCGGGAACAATCGGAACTGGACTTTTCCTAGGTGCTGGTCGCTCTATCAGTCTTACAGGACCTTCTATCATCCTGATTTACATGATTACAGGAGCCTTTATGTTTTTGATGATGAGGGCTGTTGGAGAGATGCTGTATCAGGATCCAGAACAGCATACCTTTATCAACTTTATCACCCGTCATTTGGGGAAAGGCTGGGGATATTTCTCAGTTTGGTCTTATTGGCTGTCAGTTGTCTTTATCGGTATGGCAGAAATCACTGCCATCTCAGACTATGTCCGCTTCTGGTTCCCTACCTGGCCTAGCTGGCTGATTCAGCTTGTCTTTTTAACGATTTTGGCTTTGGTCAATCTGATTGCGGTTAAGCTCTTTGGAGAAGTCGAGTTTTGGTTTGCTATGGTCAAGATTGTGGCGATTTTAGCCATGATCGCCACTGGGGTCTTTATGGTTTTGACAGGCTTTAAGACACCCCATGGTGTTGCAAGTTTGGCAAATATCAGCGACCAGTTCTCTCTTTTTCCAAACGGAGTTATGAACTTTGTCATGGCCTTTCAAATGGTATTTTTTGCCTATCTGATGATTGAGTTTATCGGGGTGACAACTTCTGAAACAAAGAACCCTCGTCAGGTCTTGCCCAAAGCTGTTAAGGAAATTCCTCTCAGAATTATCTTCTTCTATGGGGGAGCTCTTATTGCGATTATGGCCATTATTCCTTGGTCTTATCTTAATTCTTCAGATTCTCCATTTGTAACGGTCTTTGAACTTGCGGGGATCAAGTGGGCAGCGGCTCTAATCAACTTTGTTGTCTTAACCTCAGCAGCTTCTGCTCTTAACTCAACTCTCTACTCAACAGGGAGACACCTATATCAGATTGCCCATGATTCGCCCAATCGTTTCTTAAAGGCCATCAAGGTCGATACCCTTTCTCGCCACAATGTACCTCAAAATGCCATCATCGCCTCAGCGATCTTGATTGCTCTCGCTGCCTTTATCAACGTGCTACCAGGTGTTTCAGATGCCTTTGCTTTGATCACCGCATCCTCATCAGGTGTTTACATCGCTATTTATATCTTGATTATGGTGGCCCATCTCAAATACCGCAAGTCTCAAGACTTCATGGCTGATGGCTACCTCATGCCTCAGTATCGCTTGCTTAATCCCCTAACCATTCTCTTTTTTGTCTTTGTTTTTGTGACTCTCTTTTTGCAAGAGTCCACTTTCATGGGGGCAGTTGGTTCTGCTATCTGGATCCTTGTTTTTGGGATTTATAGTCAGTGGAAATTTAGAAAATAA
- the greA gene encoding transcription elongation factor GreA, with product MAEKTYPMTLEEKEKLEKELEELKLVRRPEVVERIKIARSYGDLSENSEYEAAKDEQAFVEGQISSLETKIRYAEIVNSDAVAQDEVAIGKTVTIQEVGEDEEEVYIIVGSAGADAFAGKVSNESPIGRALIGKKTGDTATIETPVGSYEVKILKVEKTA from the coding sequence ATGGCAGAAAAAACTTACCCAATGACCCTTGAAGAAAAGGAAAAACTAGAAAAAGAATTAGAGGAGTTGAAACTCGTCCGTCGTCCCGAAGTCGTAGAGCGTATCAAGATTGCTCGTTCCTATGGAGACCTTTCAGAAAATAGTGAGTATGAAGCAGCGAAAGATGAACAAGCTTTTGTTGAAGGACAAATTTCAAGTCTAGAAACAAAAATTCGTTATGCTGAAATTGTTAATAGCGATGCAGTTGCCCAAGATGAGGTAGCAATCGGTAAAACAGTAACAATCCAAGAAGTCGGTGAAGACGAAGAAGAGGTCTACATCATCGTCGGTTCTGCAGGTGCAGATGCTTTTGCTGGTAAAGTCTCAAATGAAAGTCCGATTGGTCGTGCTTTGATTGGCAAGAAGACTGGCGATACTGCAACGATTGAAACACCAGTTGGTAGCTATGAAGTCAAAATCTTAAAGGTTGAGAAAACAGCTTAA
- the mltG gene encoding endolytic transglycosylase MltG, whose amino-acid sequence MLLTEKSREEEKLSFKEQILRDLERVKEQDRREKEVEIPNLTASSSQASSATPSDLEPETSTEELMADSLSVVDKILKNAPSVPPLSSARTDETDDQEEKEIRQPIIDKIEVVESEEPLVEPIHLAEEPVVEPVQPKVEPVELKSEEKEFNDTPTKVAVTYKTEDKKEEITPGMPERVEPVSTESSSGLADAPRRSRRQGATSTKKKKKSKAKGCLVTVLALLVLVVVGGYFGYGYVQDSLKPVDASSKDYVTVQIPDGANVQEIGSTLEKSGLVKHGLIFSLYAKYYSHANLKSGYYNLKKSMSTDELIQELQKGGTPEAQAPVLANLTIPEGYTLEQIAQTVGQLQGEFKEPLTADAFLAKAQDETFISQLVAKYPNLLGSLPTKDSGVRYRLEGYLFPATYTIKDSTTVESLIDEMVAAMDKAMSPYYATIKEKNLTVNELLSIASLVEKEGAKTEDRKKIAGVFYNRLNAGMPLQSNIAILYAQGKLGQKISLADDAGIDTTIDSPYNVYTHLGLMPGPVDSPSSDAIEASVNQTKSEYLYFVANVEDGKVYFATTKEEHDQNVAEHINSKLPQASSSN is encoded by the coding sequence ATGCTTTTGACTGAAAAATCAAGAGAAGAAGAAAAATTAAGCTTTAAAGAGCAGATTCTACGTGATTTAGAAAGAGTAAAAGAACAAGATAGAAGAGAGAAAGAAGTAGAGATTCCAAATCTGACGGCTTCATCATCTCAAGCTAGTTCAGCAACTCCTTCAGATCTTGAACCAGAAACATCAACAGAAGAGTTGATGGCTGATTCCCTATCTGTTGTCGATAAAATCCTAAAAAATGCACCAAGTGTTCCTCCACTTTCAAGTGCTAGAACTGATGAAACGGATGACCAAGAAGAGAAAGAGATTAGACAGCCAATCATTGATAAGATTGAAGTTGTAGAATCTGAAGAACCTCTAGTAGAGCCTATTCATCTGGCTGAAGAACCTGTAGTGGAACCCGTTCAACCTAAGGTAGAACCAGTTGAGCTTAAATCTGAAGAAAAAGAATTTAACGATACTCCGACTAAGGTTGCCGTAACCTATAAAACAGAAGACAAGAAAGAGGAAATCACCCCAGGAATGCCTGAAAGAGTAGAGCCTGTTTCTACAGAATCCAGCAGTGGATTAGCTGATGCTCCACGTCGTAGTCGTCGTCAAGGTGCAACATCAACTAAGAAAAAGAAAAAATCAAAAGCCAAAGGTTGCCTAGTAACAGTTTTAGCTCTCCTAGTACTCGTTGTAGTTGGTGGTTACTTTGGTTATGGTTACGTTCAAGATTCCTTGAAACCTGTTGATGCTAGCTCTAAGGATTACGTAACGGTTCAAATCCCAGACGGTGCAAATGTTCAAGAAATTGGAAGCACCTTGGAAAAATCTGGTTTGGTTAAACATGGACTGATCTTTAGTCTTTATGCTAAATACTATAGCCATGCTAACTTGAAGTCAGGTTATTACAACTTGAAGAAGAGTATGAGTACGGATGAGTTGATTCAAGAATTGCAAAAAGGTGGGACTCCTGAAGCTCAGGCACCTGTTCTTGCAAACTTGACCATTCCAGAAGGCTATACATTAGAGCAAATCGCTCAAACAGTAGGACAACTTCAAGGTGAATTTAAAGAACCTCTTACTGCGGATGCTTTCTTGGCAAAAGCTCAAGATGAGACCTTTATCTCACAATTAGTAGCCAAGTATCCAAACCTACTTGGAAGTCTTCCAACAAAAGATAGTGGCGTTCGTTATCGTCTTGAAGGCTACCTTTTCCCAGCGACCTATACAATCAAAGACAGTACAACTGTTGAAAGTTTGATTGATGAGATGGTGGCTGCTATGGATAAGGCTATGTCACCATATTACGCTACGATCAAAGAAAAGAATCTGACAGTTAATGAATTGCTCAGCATTGCTTCTCTTGTCGAAAAAGAAGGAGCTAAGACCGAAGACCGCAAGAAAATCGCAGGTGTCTTCTATAACCGCTTGAATGCCGGTATGCCACTTCAAAGTAATATCGCTATCCTATATGCTCAAGGAAAACTTGGTCAAAAGATTAGTTTAGCAGATGACGCTGGAATTGATACAACGATTGATTCACCATACAATGTTTACACACACCTTGGCCTCATGCCTGGACCGGTTGATAGCCCAAGTTCGGATGCGATTGAAGCAAGTGTAAACCAGACAAAGAGTGAGTACTTGTACTTTGTAGCCAATGTTGAAGATGGTAAAGTATACTTTGCAACAACAAAAGAAGAACATGATCAAAACGTTGCAGAGCATATCAATAGCAAGTTACCTCAAGCAAGTAGTTCAAACTAA